In Ailuropoda melanoleuca isolate Jingjing unplaced genomic scaffold, ASM200744v2 unplaced-scaffold3118, whole genome shotgun sequence, a genomic segment contains:
- the LOC105235189 gene encoding ral-GDS-related protein-like, translating to MGESFQVRQSLCMDRPGWMKDLPEACPLPPQPAWTSWEEAIPDYRTWAGRRVSQPPWRIGHMSPALETVFLNVPHKAEQPSHKSATLVMDLQRAQKKRLQKKVAAKNYTLEPEDPFGVWFQAMEPLSEAASYTLTCQLEPQS from the exons ATGGGAGAAAGTTTCCAGGTGAGACAGTCTCTCTGCATGGACAGACCAGGATGGATGAAGGATCTCCCAGAGGCCTGTCCTCTTCCCCCTCAGCCAGCTTGGACCTCCTGGGAAGAAGCAATCCCTGACTACAGGACCTGGGCTGGCAGGCGGGTCTCTCAGCCTCCCTGGAGAATAGGCCACATGTCTCCTGCTTTAGAAACAGTTTTCCTAAATGTTCCCCACAAGGCTGag CAACCATCTCATAAATCTGCCACCCTGGTGATGGACCTCCAGAGAGCCCAGAAGAAGAGGCTGCAGAAGAAG GTGGCTGCCAAGAATTACACCCTAGAGCCTGAGGATCCTTTTGGGGTCTGGTTCCAGGCTATGGAGCCACTCAGCGAGGCTGCGAG